The following are encoded together in the Bacillus cereus group sp. RP43 genome:
- the guaC gene encoding GMP reductase produces the protein MENVFDYEDIQLIPAKCIVNSRSECDTTVTLGKHKFKLPVVPANMQTIIDERIATYLAENNYFYIMHRFQPEKRISFIRDMQSRGLIASISVGVKEDEYEFVQQLAAEQLSPEYITIDIAHGHSNAVINMIQHIKKHLPESFVIAGNVGTPEAVRELENAGADATKVGIGPGKVCITKIKTGFGTGGWQLAALRWCAKAASKPIIADGGIRTHGDVAKSIRFGATMVMVGSLFAGHEESPGETIEKDGKLYKEYFGSASEFQKGEKKNVEGKKMFVEHKGSLEDTLIEMEQDLQSSISYAGGTKLDAIRTVDYVVVKNSIFNGDKVY, from the coding sequence ATGGAAAACGTATTTGACTATGAAGACATTCAATTAATTCCTGCAAAATGCATTGTAAATAGCCGATCTGAATGTGATACAACTGTCACTTTAGGAAAACATAAATTTAAATTACCTGTCGTACCTGCAAATATGCAAACGATTATCGATGAAAGAATCGCAACTTATTTAGCTGAAAATAATTACTTCTATATCATGCATCGTTTCCAACCAGAGAAACGAATTTCATTCATTAGAGATATGCAATCACGTGGATTAATTGCTTCAATTAGCGTTGGTGTTAAAGAAGACGAGTACGAATTCGTACAACAATTAGCTGCTGAGCAACTTTCACCTGAATACATTACAATCGATATCGCACATGGTCACTCTAATGCTGTGATCAACATGATTCAACATATTAAAAAACATTTACCAGAAAGCTTCGTTATCGCTGGAAACGTTGGAACTCCAGAAGCGGTAAGAGAATTAGAAAACGCTGGTGCTGATGCAACAAAAGTTGGTATTGGACCTGGCAAAGTTTGTATTACTAAAATTAAAACAGGCTTTGGAACTGGCGGTTGGCAGCTAGCTGCACTTCGCTGGTGTGCAAAAGCTGCAAGTAAGCCAATTATCGCTGACGGTGGTATTCGTACACATGGCGACGTAGCTAAATCAATTCGATTTGGAGCAACTATGGTTATGGTCGGTTCTCTATTCGCTGGTCATGAAGAATCTCCAGGGGAAACAATCGAAAAAGATGGCAAACTTTATAAAGAGTACTTCGGCTCAGCTTCTGAATTCCAAAAAGGTGAGAAGAAAAACGTTGAAGGTAAGAAAATGTTCGTTGAGCATAAAGGTTCTTTAGAAGACACTTTAATCGAAATGGAACAAGATCTTCAATCCTCTATTTCTTACGCTGGTGGAACAAAATTA
- a CDS encoding lysozyme inhibitor LprI family protein — translation MKKLILTIGITLLGVAGCSNNDAFDKAKKQGDLALENKEYDRAFASFELALKENKDDREVRLKMNQTNKMIEVLQESNIDRAISLLREIENDSASSVILAKQAKEKREALSNQKDEEEKYKQMLAKVEELKNQQKFVDVKEQLNVIIRETKGKEQFKIYYQNANEQITQIVPRAVEVDKTKDENSKEEKVIEEKPKKESVITGQKAEYIAKLNSIEESLKKLDYLYENGITTEMKEGEVRRYDAWDQALNEIYGVLKNQLSTSEMNTLREKQREWITYRDRKAEEAWNESGQGTLSGIATISSNATSTRERCYQLVEQYMK, via the coding sequence ATGAAAAAGCTAATACTAACAATAGGAATAACTTTGTTGGGTGTTGCCGGATGTAGCAATAATGATGCATTTGATAAGGCGAAGAAACAAGGAGATTTAGCACTGGAAAATAAAGAATACGATAGAGCATTCGCGTCTTTTGAATTAGCATTAAAAGAAAATAAGGATGACCGAGAAGTAAGGCTGAAGATGAATCAAACGAATAAAATGATTGAAGTATTGCAGGAAAGTAATATAGACCGGGCAATTTCGTTATTGAGGGAAATTGAAAATGATTCTGCTAGTTCAGTTATATTAGCCAAACAAGCAAAAGAAAAACGAGAAGCTTTATCTAATCAAAAAGATGAGGAAGAAAAATATAAGCAAATGCTTGCTAAAGTAGAAGAGTTGAAAAACCAACAGAAGTTTGTGGATGTAAAAGAGCAACTGAACGTAATTATTAGGGAAACGAAAGGGAAAGAACAGTTTAAAATATATTATCAAAATGCGAATGAACAAATTACACAGATTGTGCCGAGGGCAGTAGAGGTAGATAAAACAAAAGATGAGAATAGTAAGGAAGAAAAGGTAATAGAAGAGAAGCCGAAGAAAGAAAGTGTTATTACCGGTCAGAAGGCAGAATATATTGCTAAACTAAACAGTATTGAGGAGAGTTTGAAGAAACTCGATTACTTATATGAGAACGGAATTACAACTGAAATGAAAGAAGGAGAAGTTAGAAGATACGATGCATGGGATCAAGCTTTAAATGAGATTTATGGTGTTTTGAAAAATCAACTTTCTACAAGTGAAATGAACACTTTGAGAGAGAAACAGCGTGAATGGATTACGTATCGAGATCGCAAGGCGGAAGAAGCTTGGAATGAATCTGGACAGGGAACATTGTCAGGGATAGCAACTATTTCATCGAATGCAACTAGTACGAGGGAAAGGTGCTATCAGTTAGTTGAACAGTATATGAAGTGA